GGAGGTGATCCTGTACCCCGTCTCATCCCGTGCTGGCCGCGGCGAGGCGGAGTCCTGGAGGCGAGGGGCTGCTGTGGCCCGACCCCTCCCTCCTAGGCCCAGCCCCCCTTCCCTGGcgcaccccctcctccctttcctcccgtCCCAGAGGGGCTCCTTCCTTGGGGAGGGAGCTGCTCAGAGCCGGGCTCCAGACCTCCTCAGCATCGGCGCGTGCTGAGCCGCCCTCCCTATCTCAGCCGACATCTACGACAAGGTATCAGGCGAGATGCAGAAGAAGGGCTACGACTGCGAGTGCCTGGGGGGCGGGCGCATCTCCCACCAGAGCCAGGACAAGAAGATCCACGTGTACGGCTACTCCATGGTGAGCCCGCAGCCCCCGGGTGGGCCGAGGGGCCCAGTCCTGGTCTGGAGACCTGGCCCTCTGAGCTGCCTGACCCGGGGTGCTCGGTGTTCTCTGGCGCTTCTCAGCTGCAGAACCCTCCATCCAGGGCCTGTAGCTCCCCCATTTCCTATGTGGCGTGCCACGGGGAACACGTGTGGTGGAAGGGAGGCCACTGCCTggccccctcccagccatggcaggCTGTGTGCTGTTCCCGCCCCAGAAGGCCTGGTTGAGCTGTCTTCCTCCAGTTCCGTGAGGCAGTCAGTGTTGGGGTGAAACTCAGAGGCCgcaccctctcccttccccaagcCACCAGCAGATACATGGGCACTCACATGGCCTTTCTCGGCCCCTAGAGTGGTCTGTACCTCGGGCTAAAGGGCTCTCCCTCAAGATCTGTTCTTGGTTTCCCCAAGAGAGCTCCCTGGGGTGGTTGGGGGGATCACAGCCCCCTCCCGAGCTGGCTCCTGGTGTCCCTGCGGACTGGGTACCCAGAGCCAGGATGGGGCTGTAAGAACCACCTTCTCCCTCAGGGTTATGGCCGCGCCCAGCACTCCATCTCCACTGAGAAGATCAAAGCCAGGTACCCCGACTACAACGTCACCTGGGCCG
The nucleotide sequence above comes from Camelus dromedarius isolate mCamDro1 chromosome 10, mCamDro1.pat, whole genome shotgun sequence. Encoded proteins:
- the PHPT1 gene encoding 14 kDa phosphohistidine phosphatase, which translates into the protein MAATGLAQIPDVDIDSDGVFKYVLIRVHAVSPSGAPAGESKEIVRGYKWAEYHADIYDKVSGEMQKKGYDCECLGGGRISHQSQDKKIHVYGYSMGYGRAQHSISTEKIKARYPDYNVTWADDGY